Proteins from one Cryptomeria japonica chromosome 4, Sugi_1.0, whole genome shotgun sequence genomic window:
- the LOC131050919 gene encoding desiccation-related protein clone PCC6-19, whose protein sequence is MADSNAPEQKYRGLFGKNKDEETAQQQQQQQQQGECGIGEKKGGGLVDKIKENLPGQKKEGEVMHEGKQEKQGGGMMDKVKEKFPGQKKEGL, encoded by the coding sequence ATGGCGGATTCAAATGCACCAGAGCAGAAGTATCGTGGGCTGTTTGGGAAAAACAAAGACGAAGAGACGGcacagcagcagcagcagcagcaacaGCAAGGTGAGTGTGGGATTGGAGAGAAGAAAGGAGGAGGTTTGGTAGACAAGATAAAAGAGAATCTTCCTGGACAGAAGAAAGAAGGGGAAGTGATGCATGAAGGCAAACAAGAGAAGCAAGGAGGAGGGATGATGGACAAGGTTAAGGAAAAGTTTCCTGGACAAAAGAAAGAAGGCCTGTAG